One Hordeum vulgare subsp. vulgare chromosome 4H, MorexV3_pseudomolecules_assembly, whole genome shotgun sequence DNA window includes the following coding sequences:
- the LOC123448064 gene encoding CBL-interacting protein kinase 15-like, with protein MANRGKILMERYELGRLLGKGTFGKVHFARSLESNQSVAIKMLDKEKVLKVGLSEQIRREVTTMRLVAHKNIVQLHEVMATRNKIFFVMEYVKGGELFDKVAKSGKLTEGAAHKYFQQLISAVDYCHSQGVYHRDLKLENLLLDENENLKVSDFGLSALSESKRQDGLLHTTCGTPAYVAPEVISKTGYDGAKSDIWSCGVILFVLIAGYLPFHGSNLMEMYRKIEQGDFRCPSWFSHKLQKLLCKILDPNPSTRASIQKIKESTWFRKGPRGTLAVKERTPSENVTTNAPPTAGVRARKNTHEDVKPLMLTNLNAFEIISFSTGFDLSGLFIQEECRKETRFTSDKPASAIISKLEYVAKAMNLRVRKKDNGVVKMQTRKEGRNGAVQLDMEIFEITPSHHLIEMKQTGGDPLEYRELLEDIRPALKDIVWAWYGDDHQQRLE; from the coding sequence ATGGCGAACAGAGGGAAGATTCTAATGGAGCGCTACGAGCTGGGAAGATTGTTGGGGAAGGGAACATTTGGCAAGGTGCACTTTGCGAGGAGCCTTGAGTCCAACCAAAGCGTCGCCAtaaagatgttggacaaggagaaGGTGCTCAAGGTTGGGCTCTCGGAGCAAATCAGGCGTGAGGTCACAACCATGCGGTTGGTGGCACACAAGAACATTGTTCAGCTTCATGAGGTCATGGCGACACGAAACAAAATATTCTTTGTGATGGAGTATGTGAAAGGTGGCGAGCTCTTTGACAAGGTTGCAAAGAGTGGCAAGCTCACAGAGGGTGCTGCACACAAGTATTTCCAGCAGCTCATCAGTGCAGTGGATTACTGCCACAGCCAAGGTGTGTATCACCGGGATCTCAAGCTGGAAAACCTGCTCCTGGATGAGAATGAGAACCTTAAGGTCTCAGATTTTGGATTGAGCGCACTTTCAGAGTCAAAGAGGCAAGATGGCCTGCTCCACACCACCTGCGGAACACCCGCATATGTAGCTCCGGAGGTCATCAGCAAGACAGGTTATGATGGTGCGAAATCCGATATCTGGTCTTGTGGTGTTATCCTTTTTGTTCTCATTGCTGGTTATCTCCCTTTCCATGGTTCCAACTTGATGGAGATGTACCGGAAGATTGAGCAAGGAGATTTCAGGTGCCCCAGCTGGTTCTCACACAAACTCCAGAAGCTTTTGTGCAAGATCCTCGACCCCAATCCAAGCACCAGGGCATCTATCCAGAAGATAAAAGAGTCTACCTGGTTCCGGAAAGGTCCAAGGGGCACCCTTGCAGTGAAGGAGAGAACTCCCAGTGAGAATGTTACCACAAATGCTCCTCCTACAGCTGGTGTGAGGGCAAGGAAGAACACTCATGAAGATGTGAAGCCCCTGATGCTGACAAACTTAAATGCCTTTGAGATCATCTCTTTCTCCACAGGGTTTGACCTATCTGGCCTATTCATCCAAGAGGAGTGCAGAAAGGAGACAAGGTTCACTTCAGACAAGCCTGCTTCAGCCATCATCTCGAAGCTGGAATACGTCGCGAAGGCGATGAATCTCAGGGTAAGGAAGAAGGACAATGGCGTGGTAAAGATGCAAacgaggaaggaaggaaggaacggTGCTGTTCAGTTAGACATGGAGATCTTCGAGATCACACCTTCCCACCacctcattgagatgaaacaaacaGGTGGTGATCCGCTGGAGTACCGAGAGCTGTTGGAGGACATCCGGCCAGCGCTGAAGGACATAGTCTGGGCCTGGTATGGAGATGACCACCAGCAGCGGCTAGAGTAG